In Quercus robur chromosome 11, dhQueRobu3.1, whole genome shotgun sequence, the sequence CGTGACATCCACTATATCAACCTCCAAAGGAGTACTCCTAATTGAGAGGCCAGCTTATGTATGCAAGATGTACTATTTGATACACATTCACAAAAGGTCTTGGAATAACCACAAGCAAACTCACCTTAGTAATATGAGCTTGAACCCCTACCACTTGGGTAGTCATCATTCATGCGACGAGTAGAGTAATCAGCTGGGTATGAATCTTCACCTAGCTGCATATTTGATTATGTTACCCAcataagaaaatttataaacCAAGATATCAAGACAAGTATATAGAATAACACAACATAAACTGTACATCTGATCGAGAAGACACATAATCTCTGGATATATAATCCCGTTCATAACTGGAATAGACTCTTTCTGCATCCCTCCTACTAATCTCATCTGCAAAAAGTGAAATAACAAACAACATTCAATATATAGCTATTGATGGGAAAATAATAAACTTGTAGACACGTGAGTTTGTGAGTATTTTCAAGTACCTCTTCTGTATGCCATTGTTGATGGTTTAGTCTCATATGGTCCATGAGAATGCCCTTCAGATCTACGACCACCTTCATCATAACCATGACGAGACCCACGACCCAGCCTAACATAATAGCAATAAAATCAGCCATAAAAATAGCATTGCTATGTCTCAAAATAACTATAATGTTCAAAAAAGGTCTGCATTTAAGGAGACATAAATCAATGTTTTCACACTACTAAATGAATCATATCTTCCATATTTTACCCCTATTTTTGTTGAACTCCAAAATGTTTGCTATTGGCAGTAAATTTAAATGATTGGAACCAATGTTTTTGAAATTAGATTATAATACATAAAGGGCTATTAAGGGAACTAAGATAAGTATAGTGTTCACCTTTcaaaattaagttaattaacatttCCTAAGGGACAACCTTACATAAGTTTCTTCGAGACAATGGGAATAATAATTATACAGTAATAACTACaatgacaattttttgttgaaagtaacaatgacaaaattaaaataataagagaAGAAAGGTAAAACTCCCAAGCAACAAACAACCTTGTAGAGTTGCTTCCATAAGAATTATCACCATAAGCCAAGTCAAAACTGCTTCCCCCATAGTCAAAACGAGCTCGTGATTGCCTAGCTGAAGGTTCAGCATAACGAGGATGATCTTCCTCCTATAAAAGTAACAGGATTAGACTTAGGGTAAAAGGGGGAAAAACCGCAGCAACtgtacaaaaattttcaaaaagatcaCTCACAATGGCAGAATGGGGACGCTTTGAGGTGGGAATAGAACTGTAATCACTGATACGACTGTCATGATAGTTTGAGGGTTGTTCCATGTATCTGTCATAGCCATAATCATCATAAGGGACAGGCCTACGAGCAACAGCACGAGAACCACTCCTTGAAGGACCTCCCAAGTACCCAGATCCACGTGAAGGGTATGCATCTCTATAAGAGTGCCTATCGATAGTAACTTTACCAAAATCAGATGCCCTAGAAAATAGTTCATCTTCTTGAATGTAGTCCCTTTTTGAGCTGGTCTTTCCATAAGTTTGAACTGTCCAAAAAGAGAGTcagggagagaaggaaaaataaatagaggaaaaaaatgcTAGTATTGTTATTATTACAAATAGTAATTATATACCAGTGGACCTTCTACCATATGATCTCTCTGGTGAAGAAAATCGCCGTCCACTCCCAACTCCATGTGATACAACATTTCGGTCCCTTGGACCATATGCTCGATTAAGACCACCATCAATTGCACCACGACTTTGAATGCTTCTCCCAACACGATCTATAGACTTGTGAGGATCAAAGCGAGAGCTTCCAGAGCCCCAAGGACCCCTGCTACCATGATCACTGCCATGTCCAATGACATAACCTCCCCGAGCCTGTCTAGCAGACTTACCTCTCTGCCGTGGCCTAGACAACCTTGCCCTAATCTTTATCTGAAAAAATTGCAATTATTTTATGAGCCTGTGATACTTGCATAAGTTTTAAAAAGAGTCTAGCTTGCCACTGCATTTTGCTAGCTACAGAGTCATCAAGTCCAGGCTGTCCAGCAAGTTATACTCATGACAAATGACATTAAGGAAATGTTAAAACATTTAGAAGTAAAATAAAAGCATAAGATTAGATGTAAAAGACTCAAAGTTACAGCTATTTAACTGTGTACCTCATGATCTTTTATCTCTTTCTAAGCAATTAAAGTTATTTATGTAGTTCTTTATCTCGACTCACCCTCCAGTTATCACATCCACTGCATGTGCCCCACCAATAACATTAAGATCCCAACTCTTCTAACATTTCAAAGTTCACCTTTTTCTagatatttgattttctttaaaactaTGGTAAAGTTCAGTAAAGGTTCTGATTTGGTTGCACATGCTTGATTCTAGGCAGTATTATAGAAGCATGAAACAAATCATGTTAATTTCTCCTACATTATGTTTTCCCCTAAAAAGGTATTGTCTACCTTCTATCAGTGGACAGTTTATTGTACTCATTTtacattattaaataaaataaacatttatGAAGTTTCTACAACATGAATGTTgaataagaaaaaaacattttccacaATGATGCTTAAAGATTGTGCAAAATACATAGGATTAAACAATAAACAGCAGCATACCTTCCTATCTCCATCACCAACCTCAGCATTATTAACACCATCCACACAAGCCACGGCAGCATCATGTGAATCGAATGTTATAAAACCAAAATCAGTCCTTTTAGCAGCTGGCATATTTCGAGCAAGTTCCACCTTTTCAATCTTCCCAAACTTTTTGAGAATGTTTTTGACACGATCCTCATCCCAAGCAGGAGGCAAACCATCCAAGAATACCGTCTTTACctggaaaaagagagaggaaaaaaaaaacttattaaagcCACTGCTTAAAGattcaacaaaatcaaattagTATAGAAATCAcatttctaatttcaaattataacaaCAACAGGTTGAAAGTTATCATTTTTCATCTGAG encodes:
- the LOC126706366 gene encoding uncharacterized protein LOC126706366, whose translation is MPPRTLKRPTTATATATTNIVKKEPLPPRRNDPASRQPSSPPPPTQEDKRSERLELEDNDRRFEEDENSGGREGVVRMDGGDEQDGVAGIRGDYMIEEEVEEEEEVEEEVFEDDVGDVEEVDYEEEHHDMVNERRKRKEFEVFVGGLDRDATEEDLRKVFSQVGEITEVRLLKNPVTQKNKGFAFLRFATIEQARRAIHELKHPVVNGKQCGVAPSQDSDTLFVGNICKTWTRDVLKEQLVRYGVDKFEDLTLVEDMKNEGLNRGFAFLDFPSRADALEACKRLQRRDVVFGIDRTARVAFADTFIEPDDAIMSHVKTVFLDGLPPAWDEDRVKNILKKFGKIEKVELARNMPAAKRTDFGFITFDSHDAAVACVDGVNNAEVGDGDRKIKIRARLSRPRQRGKSARQARGGYVIGHGSDHGSRGPWGSGSSRFDPHKSIDRVGRSIQSRGAIDGGLNRAYGPRDRNVVSHGVGSGRRFSSPERSYGRRSTVQTYGKTSSKRDYIQEDELFSRASDFGKVTIDRHSYRDAYPSRGSGYLGGPSRSGSRAVARRPVPYDDYGYDRYMEQPSNYHDSRISDYSSIPTSKRPHSAIEEDHPRYAEPSARQSRARFDYGGSSFDLAYGDNSYGSNSTRLGRGSRHGYDEGGRRSEGHSHGPYETKPSTMAYRRDEISRRDAERVYSSYERDYISRDYVSSRSDLGEDSYPADYSTRRMNDDYPSGRGSSSYY